One window of Halorussus sp. MSC15.2 genomic DNA carries:
- a CDS encoding DUF5518 domain-containing protein, producing MEEERTTVRSTNYSPGDEKRPRNDDPNTLLNALVGAVVTVVGAPVLPFSAVVGGGVAGYLQRGDLGEGATVGAVAGALAAIPAFLFAWVVVGVFLLGADPFFALSGLFAGFLFVVVVGYLVGAGALGGALGAYLRREL from the coding sequence ATGGAAGAGGAACGGACCACTGTCCGGTCTACGAACTACTCTCCCGGCGACGAGAAGCGCCCGCGGAACGACGACCCGAACACCCTGCTGAACGCGCTCGTGGGTGCCGTCGTCACCGTCGTGGGTGCGCCGGTCCTCCCGTTCTCGGCCGTCGTCGGCGGCGGGGTCGCCGGCTACCTCCAGCGGGGTGACCTCGGTGAAGGCGCGACGGTCGGTGCCGTCGCCGGTGCACTGGCGGCGATTCCGGCCTTCCTGTTCGCGTGGGTCGTCGTGGGAGTGTTCCTGCTCGGCGCGGACCCCTTCTTCGCGCTGAGCGGACTGTTCGCCGGGTTCCTCTTCGTCGTCGTCGTGGGCTATCTCGTGGGTGCCGGAGCGCTCGGCGGCGCGCTCGGGGCGTACCTCCGACGCGAACTGTGA
- a CDS encoding ammonium transporter, with the protein MLGAPLQVDPGSIASGVNNVWVLTVTFLIFFMHAGFAMLEAGQVRSKNVANQLTKNMLTWSVGVVVYFLVGAGLSSVVGGAADPFAYVDGGSDSWIGWLFGAVFAMTAATIVSGAVAGRAKLRAYVTYTVLLSAVIYPVVVGFTWAGGFLTSIGPGFQDFAGGVIVHGMGGIAGLTAAWILGPRMDRYNDDGSVNVIPGHSVTFAVLGTLILCFGWYGFNVGTAASVFVVENGALALGAFADTVGRVALTTTLGMAAGAIGAGTVSLIKTDKVDTLYVANGMLAGLVGITSNTNAITWVGALVVGLIAGGQLPVVFEFVERKLKIDDVCAVFPVHGSAGVLGALLFPFFAIPGYEVSFVAQAIGVGVIALWTVSATAFVFGVLKLLGQARVSTEHEREGLDIAEHGVDTYPEFGRPEVSEGSAVRTDGAGGLRADGAGDLPNTGEIKMITAVVRPDRLSDVKTALAQVGAPSLTVTNVSGRGSQPAKTGQWRGEEYTVDLHQKVKVECVVADVPADEVVEAIREAADTGEPGDGKIFVIPVEDAVQVRTGVRGTEAV; encoded by the coding sequence ATGCTAGGCGCGCCCCTGCAGGTTGACCCCGGGTCGATAGCCAGCGGGGTCAACAACGTCTGGGTCCTGACCGTGACCTTCCTCATCTTCTTCATGCACGCGGGCTTCGCCATGCTGGAGGCGGGGCAGGTCCGGTCGAAGAACGTCGCCAACCAGTTGACCAAGAACATGCTGACGTGGAGCGTGGGCGTCGTCGTCTACTTCCTCGTCGGGGCTGGTCTCTCGTCTGTCGTCGGCGGGGCGGCCGACCCCTTCGCCTACGTCGACGGCGGGTCGGACTCGTGGATAGGTTGGCTGTTCGGCGCGGTGTTCGCCATGACCGCGGCGACCATCGTCTCGGGCGCTGTCGCGGGCCGGGCGAAGCTTCGGGCCTACGTGACCTACACCGTCCTGCTGTCGGCGGTCATCTACCCGGTCGTCGTCGGCTTCACGTGGGCGGGCGGCTTCCTCACGAGCATCGGTCCGGGTTTCCAAGACTTCGCGGGCGGCGTCATCGTCCACGGGATGGGCGGCATCGCCGGCCTCACCGCGGCGTGGATTCTCGGGCCGCGGATGGACCGCTACAACGACGACGGGTCGGTCAACGTCATCCCCGGCCACTCGGTGACGTTCGCCGTCCTCGGGACGCTCATCCTCTGTTTCGGCTGGTACGGCTTCAACGTCGGCACCGCCGCGAGCGTCTTCGTGGTCGAGAACGGCGCGCTCGCGCTCGGCGCGTTCGCCGACACGGTGGGTCGCGTCGCGCTGACCACCACGCTCGGCATGGCGGCGGGCGCGATAGGTGCGGGCACCGTCTCGCTAATCAAGACCGACAAGGTGGACACCCTCTACGTCGCGAACGGGATGCTCGCCGGTCTGGTGGGCATCACCAGCAACACGAACGCCATCACGTGGGTCGGCGCGCTGGTCGTCGGTCTCATCGCCGGCGGTCAGCTTCCGGTCGTCTTCGAGTTCGTGGAGCGGAAGCTCAAAATCGACGACGTGTGCGCGGTCTTCCCCGTCCACGGGTCGGCGGGCGTCCTCGGGGCGCTCCTGTTCCCGTTCTTCGCCATTCCCGGCTACGAGGTCAGTTTCGTCGCGCAGGCCATCGGCGTCGGCGTCATCGCGCTCTGGACCGTCAGCGCGACGGCGTTCGTCTTCGGCGTCCTGAAACTGCTCGGTCAGGCCCGGGTCAGCACCGAACACGAGCGCGAGGGTCTCGACATCGCCGAACACGGCGTGGACACCTACCCCGAGTTCGGTCGTCCCGAGGTGTCCGAGGGCAGCGCAGTGCGGACCGACGGTGCCGGCGGTCTGCGTGCTGACGGAGCCGGTGACCTGCCGAACACGGGTGAAATCAAGATGATTACCGCCGTCGTCCGGCCCGACCGCCTCAGCGACGTGAAGACCGCGCTCGCGCAGGTCGGCGCGCCGAGTCTCACGGTCACGAACGTCTCGGGCCGCGGGAGCCAACCCGCGAAGACCGGCCAGTGGCGCGGCGAGGAGTACACGGTGGACCTCCACCAGAAGGTGAAAGTCGAGTGCGTCGTCGCCGACGTGCCCGCCGACGAGGTGGTCGAGGCGATTCGCGAGGCCGCCGACACCGGCGAACCCGGCGACGGGAAGATATTCGTGATTCCCGTCGAGGACGCCGTGCAGGTCCGGACCGGCGTTCGCGGGACGGAGGCGGTGTAA
- a CDS encoding cupin domain-containing protein translates to MTDSEFRKVAVEDLPDAPNPTRHKKEVDEAVGATEFGFNVYVADPGQQLPWGEHRHPNHEELLYVVEGEIRVETPDRDHDVRAGEAFFVPPDAKQRTVATGEGPARVIAVGAPKADDGAVIEERCPECGDETDRDYEERDGGDTYVLYCGDCGTEVRRMTAGPE, encoded by the coding sequence ATGACCGACAGCGAGTTCCGCAAAGTCGCGGTCGAGGACCTGCCCGACGCTCCCAATCCGACTCGGCACAAGAAGGAGGTGGACGAGGCCGTCGGCGCTACCGAGTTCGGGTTCAACGTCTACGTCGCCGACCCCGGCCAGCAGTTGCCGTGGGGCGAACACCGACATCCGAACCACGAGGAACTGCTGTACGTCGTCGAGGGCGAGATTCGCGTCGAGACGCCCGACCGCGACCACGACGTGAGGGCGGGCGAGGCGTTCTTCGTGCCGCCCGACGCCAAACAGCGCACGGTCGCGACGGGCGAGGGACCCGCGCGGGTAATCGCGGTCGGCGCGCCGAAGGCCGACGACGGCGCAGTCATCGAAGAACGATGTCCGGAGTGCGGCGACGAGACCGACCGCGACTACGAGGAACGTGACGGCGGCGACACGTACGTCCTCTACTGCGGGGACTGCGGGACCGAAGTCAGGCGAATGACCGCGGGGCCGGAGTAA
- the hemB gene encoding porphobilinogen synthase, whose translation MDLTDRPRRLRRDGLREMVSETDVDASDLIAPVFVDATTDERVPIESMPGHERVPVADAVARVEEILDTGVEAVMLFGIPESKDERGTRAWAEDGVVQEATRRVTAETDAYVITDVCLCEYTDHGHCGVLEEGAGEGEERLTVKNDETLDLLGRIATSHAEAGADMVAPSGMMDGMVGAIRESLDDAGFSDVPVMSYAAKYESAFYGPFRDAADGAPAFGDRRHYQMDPANRREALREVRLDVEQGADVLMVKPALPYLDIVRDLREEFDHPVAAYNVSGEYAMLHAASEKGWLNLEEVAMESLVSMKRAGADLILTYFAEDVAESL comes from the coding sequence ATGGACCTCACCGACCGGCCCCGTCGCCTCCGACGGGACGGACTCCGCGAGATGGTCAGCGAGACCGACGTGGACGCCAGCGACCTCATCGCGCCCGTCTTCGTGGACGCGACGACCGACGAACGAGTTCCCATCGAGTCGATGCCGGGCCACGAGCGCGTGCCCGTCGCGGACGCGGTGGCGCGCGTGGAGGAAATCCTCGACACCGGCGTCGAGGCGGTCATGCTGTTCGGTATCCCGGAGTCGAAGGACGAACGCGGCACCCGGGCGTGGGCCGAGGACGGCGTGGTGCAGGAGGCGACCCGCCGCGTGACCGCCGAGACAGACGCCTACGTGATTACCGACGTCTGCCTCTGCGAGTACACCGACCACGGCCACTGCGGCGTGTTGGAAGAGGGCGCTGGCGAAGGCGAGGAGCGCCTGACGGTGAAGAACGACGAGACCCTCGACCTGCTCGGCCGAATCGCCACTTCCCACGCCGAGGCGGGGGCCGACATGGTCGCGCCCTCGGGCATGATGGACGGGATGGTCGGCGCCATCCGAGAGTCGCTGGACGACGCGGGCTTCTCGGACGTGCCCGTCATGAGCTACGCCGCCAAGTACGAGTCGGCGTTCTACGGCCCCTTCCGGGACGCGGCGGACGGCGCGCCAGCGTTCGGCGACCGGCGGCACTACCAGATGGACCCCGCGAACCGGCGCGAGGCCCTGCGCGAGGTCCGCCTCGACGTGGAGCAGGGCGCGGACGTGCTGATGGTCAAGCCCGCGCTCCCCTACCTCGACATCGTCCGGGACCTCCGCGAGGAGTTCGACCACCCGGTCGCCGCGTACAACGTCTCCGGGGAGTACGCGATGCTCCACGCCGCGAGCGAGAAGGGGTGGCTGAATCTGGAAGAGGTGGCGATGGAGTCGCTGGTGTCGATGAAGCGTGCCGGCGCGGACCTGATTCTGACGTACTTCGCCGAGGACGTGGCCGAGAGCCTCTGA
- a CDS encoding DedA family protein encodes MALGVALFVVGALLSNATEPGAVREFFADNGLVLLTAGIVLAAVVGVGLFFVGNKELAKAWLDQYGLLALFLILILEGAMLLYFAPSESLVPLGVTLLAESSTDYATIAAVIAVAVVGATIGQYALFLLAKRGGREYLLEKRWFRIDESQLDRFDGWFQKWGRVVVPVSNALLFTRGMLTVPAGFAEMNDAEFVVLSALGTLVFQTWLAAAALYALELGFLGFL; translated from the coding sequence GTGGCACTCGGAGTCGCGCTGTTCGTCGTAGGTGCACTGCTGTCGAACGCGACCGAACCCGGCGCAGTCCGAGAGTTCTTCGCCGACAACGGTCTCGTCCTGCTCACGGCCGGTATCGTCCTCGCGGCGGTGGTCGGCGTCGGTCTTTTCTTCGTCGGGAACAAGGAACTCGCCAAGGCGTGGCTCGACCAGTACGGCCTGCTCGCGCTCTTTCTCATCCTGATTCTGGAGGGCGCGATGTTGCTGTACTTCGCGCCGAGCGAGAGCCTCGTCCCCCTCGGCGTCACCCTGCTGGCGGAGTCCTCGACCGACTACGCTACCATCGCGGCGGTCATCGCCGTCGCGGTGGTCGGCGCGACCATCGGGCAGTACGCGCTGTTCCTGCTGGCCAAGCGCGGCGGCCGGGAGTACTTGCTGGAGAAGCGGTGGTTCCGCATCGACGAGAGCCAACTCGACCGCTTCGACGGGTGGTTCCAGAAGTGGGGCCGTGTCGTCGTCCCGGTGAGCAACGCCCTGCTGTTCACTCGGGGGATGCTCACCGTGCCCGCGGGATTCGCCGAGATGAACGACGCGGAGTTCGTCGTCCTCTCGGCGCTGGGGACGCTCGTCTTCCAGACGTGGCTCGCGGCCGCGGCGCTCTACGCGCTCGAACTCGGCTTCCTCGGATTCCTCTGA
- a CDS encoding heterodisulfide reductase-related iron-sulfur binding cluster, which translates to MARFVLAQAGSEATRPTFWKIGHLGEAIFYYLAAVAIAIFAFGVYERFATYAKGTDSWFDRLDDLSGRIASATKIVFSNQKQFNRDLYAGLMHAFVFWGFLTLLIGTTILMIDMDFWTKGLGQESFFKGAFYLSYSLVMDAMGLLFVVGVGMAIYRRYWVQNHRLWGRHTSAEDDLFVWSLFLLGVGGYVTEGVRILGTSATRDVSFETVSFVGWFVYDVLAVAGVSPEMATAAYPVIWWSHALLALAFVASVPYAKPFHMISSFANVVTRDEKAGKRLPGVPDDASPEEIGHGSIEDFSWKELLDHDACTKCGRCSSVCPAKASDRPLDPRDVILDLKRYREDRDAGNVEEMPIITDATVDETYSPGRRAEAATDGGVATGESVIASETMEACMSCMACMDACPVEIEHVEQFTQMNRRLTESGQMDPNVQDTMMNVFQNGNTFGEPQRKRPDWADELDFEIPDARDESVEYLWYVGDYPSFDERNRKVARSLATILEESGVSYGILYDDEQADGNDVRRVGEEGLYEMLVEDNAEAIQNCDYDKIVCTDPHSYNTFKNEYPEFEACEWTEDDVFHYTQVVEDLFTELGLSGTELDYTVTYHDPCHLGRYNDEYEAPREIVKATGCELDEMPRNRDNSFCCGGGGGGLWMDFDEDPKPSEERLREALNDTDAGSRVEKFVVACPMCMTMYEDGRKTGGYEDDIEIVDVSELLVDAIGRKEQVEVAAD; encoded by the coding sequence ATGGCAAGATTTGTGCTGGCGCAGGCGGGGAGCGAGGCGACCCGCCCGACCTTCTGGAAGATTGGTCATCTGGGCGAGGCCATCTTCTACTACCTCGCGGCGGTGGCGATAGCCATCTTCGCGTTCGGGGTCTACGAGCGGTTCGCCACGTACGCCAAGGGGACCGACTCGTGGTTCGACCGCCTCGACGACCTGTCTGGACGCATCGCCTCGGCGACCAAAATCGTCTTCTCGAACCAGAAGCAGTTCAACCGCGACCTCTACGCGGGCCTGATGCACGCGTTCGTCTTCTGGGGGTTCCTGACTCTGCTCATCGGGACGACCATCCTGATGATAGACATGGACTTCTGGACCAAGGGACTCGGCCAAGAGTCGTTCTTCAAGGGCGCGTTCTACCTCTCGTACTCGCTGGTGATGGACGCGATGGGCCTGCTGTTCGTGGTCGGCGTGGGGATGGCCATCTACCGGCGCTATTGGGTCCAGAATCACCGACTGTGGGGTCGCCACACCTCGGCCGAGGACGACCTGTTCGTCTGGTCGCTGTTCCTGCTCGGGGTCGGCGGCTACGTCACCGAGGGCGTCCGCATCCTCGGGACGAGCGCGACCCGCGACGTCTCCTTCGAGACGGTCAGTTTCGTCGGTTGGTTCGTGTACGACGTGCTGGCGGTCGCGGGGGTCAGCCCCGAGATGGCGACCGCGGCCTACCCCGTAATCTGGTGGTCCCACGCACTGCTCGCGCTGGCGTTCGTCGCCTCGGTTCCGTACGCCAAGCCGTTCCACATGATTTCGTCGTTCGCCAACGTCGTCACCCGCGACGAGAAGGCGGGCAAACGCCTGCCGGGCGTCCCCGACGACGCCAGCCCGGAGGAAATCGGGCACGGGTCCATCGAGGACTTCTCGTGGAAGGAACTGCTCGACCACGACGCCTGCACCAAGTGCGGCCGGTGTTCGTCGGTCTGTCCCGCGAAGGCGTCGGACCGACCGCTCGACCCCCGGGACGTCATCCTCGACCTGAAGCGGTACCGCGAGGACCGCGACGCCGGGAACGTCGAAGAGATGCCCATCATCACGGACGCCACCGTCGATGAGACCTACTCGCCCGGCCGGAGAGCGGAAGCCGCGACCGACGGGGGCGTGGCGACCGGCGAGAGCGTCATCGCGAGCGAGACGATGGAGGCCTGCATGTCCTGCATGGCCTGCATGGACGCCTGTCCGGTCGAAATCGAACACGTCGAGCAGTTCACGCAGATGAACCGCCGCCTGACCGAGTCGGGCCAGATGGACCCGAACGTGCAGGACACGATGATGAACGTGTTCCAGAACGGCAACACGTTCGGCGAACCCCAGCGCAAGCGCCCCGACTGGGCCGACGAGTTGGACTTCGAGATTCCGGACGCCCGCGACGAGTCGGTCGAGTACCTCTGGTACGTCGGCGACTACCCGAGTTTCGACGAGCGCAACCGGAAGGTCGCGCGGTCGCTGGCGACCATCCTCGAAGAGTCGGGCGTCAGTTACGGCATCCTCTACGACGACGAGCAGGCCGACGGCAACGACGTGCGCCGGGTCGGCGAGGAGGGTCTCTACGAGATGCTCGTCGAGGACAACGCCGAGGCGATTCAGAACTGCGACTACGACAAAATCGTCTGCACCGACCCGCACAGCTACAACACCTTCAAGAACGAGTATCCGGAGTTCGAGGCGTGCGAGTGGACCGAGGACGACGTGTTCCACTACACGCAGGTCGTCGAAGACCTGTTCACCGAACTCGGCCTCTCCGGGACCGAACTCGACTACACCGTCACCTACCACGACCCCTGCCACCTCGGTCGGTACAACGACGAGTACGAGGCCCCGCGGGAAATCGTGAAGGCGACGGGCTGTGAACTCGACGAGATGCCCCGCAACCGCGACAACTCGTTCTGCTGCGGCGGCGGCGGTGGCGGTCTCTGGATGGACTTCGACGAGGACCCCAAGCCGAGCGAGGAGCGCCTGCGGGAGGCCCTCAACGACACCGACGCCGGAAGCCGCGTCGAGAAGTTCGTCGTCGCCTGCCCGATGTGCATGACGATGTACGAGGACGGCCGGAAGACCGGCGGCTACGAGGACGACATCGAAATCGTGGACGTCTCGGAGTTGCTGGTGGACGCCATCGGTCGGAAAGAGCAGGTCGAAGTCGCGGCGGATTAA
- a CDS encoding energy-coupling factor transporter transmembrane component T, whose translation MTLSYRPGDLLAHRLDPRTKLGFQVAFAAAAFAHTTPRGLLALTVVALVVLRASGVAAREALVEYRFVFPFLLAGPVISSLTLGAPWIRWEAGVESLLASYRVVLVLLVSAAYLRTTPVRDSRAAIQRVVPGKAGRLLGTGVGFVFRFLPVLQADLRRIRDASAARLGDQRGLVERMRLVGVSGLARALSRADRFALALRARCFAWNPTLPPLSFSRADLPVVAASVALLAWAVA comes from the coding sequence GTGACACTGAGTTACCGTCCGGGCGACTTGCTCGCTCACCGACTCGACCCCCGGACGAAACTCGGCTTTCAGGTCGCGTTCGCGGCGGCGGCGTTCGCGCACACGACCCCGCGCGGCCTGTTAGCGCTGACGGTCGTCGCGCTCGTCGTTCTGCGAGCGTCGGGCGTCGCCGCGCGCGAGGCCCTCGTTGAGTACCGGTTCGTCTTCCCGTTCCTGCTAGCGGGACCGGTGATTTCGTCGCTGACGCTCGGCGCGCCGTGGATTCGGTGGGAGGCGGGCGTCGAGAGCCTGTTAGCGAGCTATCGCGTGGTGCTCGTCCTGCTCGTGAGCGCGGCCTACCTCCGGACGACCCCCGTCCGGGACTCGCGAGCTGCGATTCAGCGCGTCGTGCCGGGGAAGGCCGGCCGACTGCTCGGCACCGGCGTCGGCTTCGTCTTCCGGTTTCTGCCGGTCCTGCAGGCGGATTTGCGCCGGATTCGCGACGCCTCGGCCGCCCGGTTGGGCGACCAGCGAGGGCTGGTCGAGCGGATGCGACTCGTCGGCGTCTCGGGGCTGGCGCGGGCGCTCTCGCGGGCCGACAGGTTCGCGCTCGCGCTCCGCGCCCGGTGTTTCGCGTGGAATCCGACGCTTCCGCCCCTGTCGTTCTCCCGGGCCGACCTGCCGGTGGTGGCCGCGAGCGTCGCGTTGCTGGCGTGGGCGGTCGCCTGA
- a CDS encoding energy-coupling factor ABC transporter ATP-binding protein: MIETRNLRHRYGGEDGPAAVDGVSLTIADGEFVVLAGPNGSGKSTLVRHFNGLLDPDEGEVLVDDTPVSEDLVAARTRVGMVFQQPRDGFVAATVGADVAFGPENLGLAREEIDRRVGEALAAVNMAGRRDERIDELSGGERERVAIAGALAMDPGHLVLDEPFTGLDAPARESVVEQLRALRDAGTGVVLVTHDLRDALELADRIVALADGQVAVDAPPAEVRERLPELGIRVP; this comes from the coding sequence ATGATAGAGACTCGAAACCTGCGCCATCGGTACGGCGGCGAGGACGGACCTGCGGCGGTAGACGGCGTCTCCCTGACGATTGCCGACGGCGAGTTCGTCGTGTTGGCCGGACCGAACGGGTCCGGCAAGTCCACGCTGGTTCGCCACTTCAACGGCCTGCTCGACCCCGACGAGGGCGAGGTGCTGGTGGACGACACGCCGGTCTCGGAGGACCTCGTCGCCGCCCGGACCCGAGTCGGGATGGTGTTCCAGCAACCCCGCGACGGGTTCGTCGCGGCCACGGTCGGCGCGGACGTTGCGTTCGGTCCCGAAAATCTGGGCCTCGCGCGGGAGGAAATCGACCGACGTGTCGGCGAGGCCCTCGCGGCCGTGAACATGGCGGGCCGCCGCGACGAGCGCATCGACGAACTCTCGGGGGGCGAGCGCGAGCGCGTGGCCATCGCCGGGGCGCTGGCGATGGACCCCGGACACCTCGTGCTGGACGAACCGTTCACCGGTCTCGACGCTCCGGCGCGCGAGTCGGTAGTCGAGCAACTCCGAGCGCTCCGCGACGCGGGGACCGGCGTCGTCCTCGTGACGCACGACCTCAGAGACGCGCTCGAACTCGCGGACCGAATCGTCGCGCTCGCGGACGGGCAGGTGGCCGTGGACGCCCCGCCCGCCGAGGTGCGCGAGCGACTGCCGGAACTGGGGATTCGCGTCCCGTGA
- a CDS encoding biotin transporter BioY → MSTDTASVELVGEETAENVARAALLAALTGAFAYVSFPNPFSPAPVSLQVLGVFLAGILLGPIWGGVSMVLYLAAGAVGAPVFAGGSAGLAVLWVQPTSGYLWSYPLAAFAIGAIAHGGLRLRNPAERGLGRLVGAMVVGTVIIYAFGVVGFALVLDMTLEKAFLTAAVAFIPAEAFKMAAAVGVVRSDQIAAE, encoded by the coding sequence ATGAGTACCGACACTGCGTCAGTCGAGTTGGTCGGCGAAGAGACCGCGGAGAACGTCGCGCGGGCGGCCCTGCTCGCCGCGCTCACGGGCGCGTTCGCCTACGTCTCGTTCCCCAACCCCTTCTCGCCCGCCCCGGTGAGTCTCCAAGTGCTGGGCGTCTTCCTCGCCGGTATTCTGCTGGGTCCCATCTGGGGCGGCGTCTCGATGGTGCTGTACCTCGCTGCCGGAGCGGTCGGCGCACCCGTGTTTGCGGGTGGGTCAGCCGGACTGGCTGTACTGTGGGTACAACCGACGAGCGGATACCTCTGGTCGTACCCCCTCGCGGCGTTCGCCATCGGCGCTATCGCCCACGGCGGCCTTCGACTTCGCAACCCTGCCGAGCGCGGACTCGGCCGTCTCGTCGGCGCGATGGTGGTCGGCACGGTCATCATCTACGCCTTCGGCGTGGTCGGATTCGCGCTCGTGCTGGACATGACGCTCGAAAAAGCGTTTCTCACGGCCGCGGTGGCGTTCATCCCGGCCGAGGCGTTCAAGATGGCCGCCGCAGTCGGCGTCGTCCGGAGCGACCAGATAGCGGCGGAGTAG
- a CDS encoding conditioned medium-induced protein 4, protein MDEKTEELRDIFMDVTDESTVTEQQEETHGSLSSEAAVEERLEEVISRMRDHYDFGTTLSDEELVTVVRGFYAGDSDAEIARELGDASLGKTVSRARIDLHLIRDADEDAPFDLDDLRDLLDADASTGECAEELDVSESTVRRYRRVVEAQQERRTVNDRFRNEFENVLQDRELSDRMTEGVQEDGLDDATEGMETNVSF, encoded by the coding sequence ATGGACGAGAAGACTGAGGAACTCCGTGACATCTTCATGGATGTCACCGACGAATCCACCGTCACCGAACAGCAGGAGGAGACCCACGGGTCTCTGAGTTCGGAGGCGGCGGTCGAGGAGCGCCTCGAAGAAGTCATCTCGCGGATGCGCGACCACTACGACTTCGGAACGACGCTCTCGGACGAGGAACTCGTGACCGTGGTCCGGGGCTTCTACGCCGGCGACTCCGACGCGGAGATTGCCCGGGAACTCGGCGACGCCTCCCTCGGCAAGACCGTCTCGCGCGCCCGCATCGACCTCCATCTCATCCGCGACGCCGACGAAGACGCGCCCTTCGACTTGGACGACCTCCGAGACCTCCTCGACGCCGACGCTTCCACCGGCGAGTGCGCCGAGGAACTCGACGTGAGCGAGTCCACGGTCCGGCGCTACCGCCGGGTCGTCGAGGCCCAGCAGGAACGCCGCACCGTCAACGACCGGTTCCGAAACGAGTTCGAGAACGTGCTTCAGGACCGCGAACTCTCCGACCGGATGACCGAGGGCGTGCAGGAGGACGGTCTGGACGACGCGACCGAGGGGATGGAGACGAACGTTTCCTTCTGA
- a CDS encoding HalOD1 output domain-containing protein: MSIATTDANSEILYRANHDRDSDGPVSDAVVEALAAVENVEPQNLDVRLYDSIDGDALECLYETTAERSERLRVTFTISAYEVTIEDDGYIVVRERVDNPEQSVR; the protein is encoded by the coding sequence ATGTCGATTGCAACTACGGACGCGAACTCGGAGATACTCTACCGAGCGAACCACGACCGAGACAGTGACGGTCCCGTCAGCGATGCCGTCGTCGAGGCGCTCGCCGCAGTCGAGAACGTCGAACCGCAGAATCTGGACGTTCGTCTGTACGACAGCATCGACGGCGACGCGCTCGAGTGCCTGTACGAGACGACGGCCGAACGGTCCGAACGATTGCGCGTGACGTTCACCATCTCCGCCTACGAGGTGACAATCGAGGACGACGGCTACATCGTCGTCCGCGAACGCGTGGACAACCCGGAGCAGAGCGTCCGGTAA
- a CDS encoding L-threonylcarbamoyladenylate synthase — MSADADDIERAATAVRDGELVVYPTETVYGLGADALNEDAIERVFEAKDRSRDKPVSLAVPDADAALEYVRATDREQRFMRKFLPGPVTVLCEKRETVPDALTGGRERVGVRVPDHEVALALLREFAPVTATSANVSGRPSATNVTDLDAEIRDAAAVVLDGGETGDTGSTVVNVESAEIHRRGPNADDVAAWLRE, encoded by the coding sequence ATGAGCGCCGACGCCGACGACATCGAGCGAGCGGCGACCGCGGTTCGGGACGGCGAACTCGTGGTCTACCCGACCGAGACCGTCTACGGACTCGGTGCGGACGCACTGAACGAGGACGCCATCGAGCGCGTCTTCGAGGCCAAAGACCGGTCGCGCGACAAACCGGTCTCGCTGGCGGTGCCCGACGCCGACGCCGCGCTGGAGTACGTTCGGGCGACAGACCGCGAACAGCGGTTCATGCGGAAGTTCCTTCCCGGCCCGGTGACGGTCCTGTGCGAGAAGCGCGAGACGGTCCCCGACGCACTGACCGGGGGCCGCGAGCGCGTGGGCGTTCGCGTCCCCGACCACGAGGTCGCGCTCGCTCTCCTGCGTGAGTTCGCGCCCGTCACGGCTACCAGCGCGAACGTGAGCGGGCGGCCGAGCGCGACCAACGTGACCGACCTCGACGCGGAGATTCGAGACGCCGCCGCGGTCGTCCTCGACGGCGGCGAGACGGGTGACACCGGGAGCACCGTCGTGAACGTCGAGTCCGCCGAGATTCACCGCCGTGGACCGAACGCCGACGACGTAGCGGCGTGGCTACGGGAGTGA
- a CDS encoding redoxin domain-containing protein: MPDFDVVSLPDIDHAAEGDTAPDFTRPLVNDEYWEDASLSDLTDEGPVLLVFFTMDGAFPATYMWNEIRDRNWDEDRDLTVVGLSISDPYAHKQLVEERRMDYRLFSDPQNGVAEEYGIVHDLDGMAGVSEPRPAVFLLDEDRTVEYVWVAEEWPDFPDYDEVEAAIESQ, from the coding sequence ATGCCGGACTTCGACGTCGTCTCGCTCCCCGACATCGACCACGCCGCGGAGGGCGACACCGCGCCCGACTTCACCCGACCGCTGGTCAACGACGAGTACTGGGAAGACGCCTCGCTGTCGGACCTGACCGACGAGGGGCCGGTCCTGCTGGTGTTCTTCACGATGGACGGCGCGTTTCCCGCGACGTACATGTGGAACGAGATTCGAGACCGTAACTGGGACGAGGACCGCGACCTCACCGTCGTCGGTCTCTCCATCTCGGACCCCTACGCCCACAAGCAACTCGTCGAGGAGCGCCGGATGGACTACCGACTGTTCAGCGACCCGCAGAACGGCGTCGCCGAGGAGTACGGCATCGTCCACGACCTCGACGGGATGGCGGGCGTGAGCGAACCGCGGCCCGCCGTCTTCCTGCTTGACGAGGACCGAACTGTCGAGTACGTGTGGGTCGCCGAGGAGTGGCCCGACTTCCCGGACTACGACGAGGTCGAAGCCGCCATCGAATCGCAGTAG